CCACGACCGGTCGCGTGAATTGGCCTGGCTGTGATGCACCAGGCGCCGGTGTCGAACCTTCCATCGCGAACGCTCCTTTTCGTGATGTCCTCGCCGGCTACCGCCGCCTGCGGTCGCCGATCGCGGACCAATTGTAGACCAAGATACCGCCGCGCCGCGAGCGTTGCGCGGCAGGGGTGTCGAAATTCGCGCGCGAGACCGTTGCGGGTTGCCTGCCCGGCACTGCTTCTCAAGTCCCCACGGTGTTGCCAGAGGTCGTATCGTGGGGGTAAGCTACCGCCGGTCGCGCGTCATGCGCCGGCGGCGGGGTGAATTGGCCCTACCGCGCGTCCGTGACGTATTCCTGTCGACGAGAAGGAGAAACGGAGTGTTCGTCGCTGCCTCAACGGAATGTTTTCCCGACCTGCCCCTTGATGTGGCGCTGGGTCGGTTGGTGGATCTCGAGTTCACGAGTGTCGAAATCGGCATTCGCGAGGATGGCGTGCAGCTCAAGCCGTCGGAGGTGCTGGCGGATCTCGATGCCGCGATCCTGGCCTGCCGCGAGACGCACCGGCTGACGCCGATTGCCTACGTTGTCGAGCCCACGGCGCCGGGGGATCTGTACTACGAGCAGTTCGCCGCCTGCTGCCGTCTGGCCAAGGCCACCAAGGTCTATACCATGGTGATCCGCGCGGGAGAGTTGGGCACGCCGTTCAATGCCGAGGTCGAACGCCTGCGCGAGCTCGTGCGCATTGCCTCGCTCGAAGGGCTTTTGGTGGGGGTCAAGAACGAGGTGGGGCGCGTCACGCAGGATCCCGACACCGCCGTAGTGCTCTGCGATAATGTGAAGGGGCTGGGAATCGCCCTCGACCCGAGTCACTATATCTGTGGACCTCACAAGGGTGGCAGCTACGATCAGATCATGAAGTACGTCTACCACGTACAACTGCGCGATACGACCAAGGACAAACTGCAGGTCCGCGTGGGGCAGGGAGACATCGAATACGGCCGGCTGGCGACGCAATTGAACAAGGTGAACTACCAGCGCGCCCTGTGTGTACACATGGCGGCAACGGACGATCCCACGTTCGACCACTTGTCCGAAATGCGCAAGCTGCGGCTCTTGTTGGAAAGCCTGCTCTAAAAGGTGCCGCTCTCGTGCTTGCTCGCCGCGTCATGTCGCCCCGTATTTGTTGGATGATCGTGGGGGGCCTATGGGCGATCGTGTGTCTGGCTTTCGGCGGATTGCCCCGTGAGGCGAGCGCCGCCGAGAAAAACGTGGTGGTCATCGTCGCCGACGATCTGGGGCTGACGCTGGGGTGCTACGGCGACCCGGTCGCGCGGACCCCGAACATCGATCGTCTGGCGGCCCAGGGAACGCGGTTCGCCAACGCCTTTTGCACGACCGCCAGTTGCAGCCCGAGCCGATCGGTCATTCTCACGGGCCTGCACAATCACGCCAACGGACAATACGGACTGGCGCACGCGGCCCATCATTTTCGCACGCGCGAAGAGTTGACCTCGCTGCCGCGGCTGCT
Above is a genomic segment from Pirellulales bacterium containing:
- a CDS encoding sugar phosphate isomerase/epimerase — translated: MFVAASTECFPDLPLDVALGRLVDLEFTSVEIGIREDGVQLKPSEVLADLDAAILACRETHRLTPIAYVVEPTAPGDLYYEQFAACCRLAKATKVYTMVIRAGELGTPFNAEVERLRELVRIASLEGLLVGVKNEVGRVTQDPDTAVVLCDNVKGLGIALDPSHYICGPHKGGSYDQIMKYVYHVQLRDTTKDKLQVRVGQGDIEYGRLATQLNKVNYQRALCVHMAATDDPTFDHLSEMRKLRLLLESLL